CTGGTCGATATGCAACACCAACAGCGGAATGTTTGGCGATACGTTCTGCGCATTCTGTCCCAGACACCGGCTGCTGAACGTACACGGGGAACCTTCGTCGCCCTTTGTGGAAACTCACTGCGAAGAGCGGAGCGGCACATGGCTGCGCTGCACCCACCAGGCGATCTATTGGGAGGACGGTCGTCTGGCTCATATGGTGACCCAGACGGACGTGACTCAGGAATACGCGATGCAGGAAAAACTTTCGCGTCTGGCCTATTACGATCTCCAGACCTCCCTGCCCAACGAACATCGACTGCTGTGGGACCTTCGCGACGTTTTGAAGCAGAATATGCACGAACACCAGGAGATGAACGTTTTTGAATCCCATTTCGACTTTCGTTCCCAGCCCCATCCCGAGCGCCCTCCCGAGGCGGAGGAAAAGGTCAGCCTCATTTGCTTCGATCTCTCGGCCGTCCATCAATTCGATGACGTTTACAGCCGAAATACCTGCAATGAACTGCTCCGCAGCATTCTGAACTGGTACTCCGAACAGAATTTCGGGAGAGATCCGCTGTATCGGATTGAAGGTTACGAATTTTGCCTGCTTTTGCGAAGTCGCAGCGGAGAGGAAACACGACGGGTGGCGGAGGCGATCTCGAATCGGTTCACCCAGCCCTGGGTTCTGAGTTTTGACGGAGAGGAATTTTCCTTCATCTGCGATGCGGTGGTCTCCATCATTTTCGTCACACGGGAGAATATCCTTCGGGACGAGGTCGCCGGTCTGATTCGCCGGACGCTTTCCTCGGCTCACAAAAACAGAACCACAGCTCACGAAAACAGAGCCATCATCGTGTACGATGCGGATATGGACCGGCAGCAGAGGGAAAACATCCGCCTTGGGCTGGACCTCCGGAACTGCGTCAGGCAGGAGATGTCCGGCTTCGACCTGGTTTTTCAGCCCATCGTGGAACTGGCGTCGGGAACCTGGAAGGGACTTGAGGCGCTCTGCCGCTGGACCTGTCCCGAAAGGGGCCGCGTCTCGCCGGGGGTGTTCATTCCCGAGGCGGAGCATCTGGGGCTGATCGGAACCATGGGAAGGTGGATTCTGGAAACGGCCGTGGAGCGATGCAAAAACCTGAAACTCGACGCGATTGACGGTTTTTTCCTGTCGGTGAACGTCTCTCCTTTGCAGTTGATGGATGAGACGTTCGCGAACCAGGTTCTGGAAACGGTGGACCGGCATGAATATCCCTGCGACCGGCTGAACCTGGAAATCACCGAGAGCAGCGAGG
The sequence above is drawn from the Synergistaceae bacterium genome and encodes:
- a CDS encoding EAL domain-containing protein, which codes for MNTMNNAVKLADFIDFGKIQQLQDSFAEMMNVALFIVDHEGNALTAPSGQNSVCEQHIRAKLCQQSLADSLEPVQKNSEMTTVTCPRTGKRIALMPIVLNDICMGALIVEEIHGEKNRKKSKTSAEPEKIKEETPASRGPGRDFQTVLNFGETIKTTISWLATVNIKLREREKTLENLTEQVNMTNRMLRKFIDFGEAAMYVSDFYTGEVLMANHAWSSRMGQPTEKIIGSRCWSICNTNSGMFGDTFCAFCPRHRLLNVHGEPSSPFVETHCEERSGTWLRCTHQAIYWEDGRLAHMVTQTDVTQEYAMQEKLSRLAYYDLQTSLPNEHRLLWDLRDVLKQNMHEHQEMNVFESHFDFRSQPHPERPPEAEEKVSLICFDLSAVHQFDDVYSRNTCNELLRSILNWYSEQNFGRDPLYRIEGYEFCLLLRSRSGEETRRVAEAISNRFTQPWVLSFDGEEFSFICDAVVSIIFVTRENILRDEVAGLIRRTLSSAHKNRTTAHENRAIIVYDADMDRQQRENIRLGLDLRNCVRQEMSGFDLVFQPIVELASGTWKGLEALCRWTCPERGRVSPGVFIPEAEHLGLIGTMGRWILETAVERCKNLKLDAIDGFFLSVNVSPLQLMDETFANQVLETVDRHEYPCDRLNLEITESSEVSFTLFTLSQIEKLRQNGVRIAVDDFGTGYSSFNSLKNLPVTFLKTERDFVLNIEQENSTQYFFQVISEVAHTNGMMLIAEGIENQKQFEILRNKGVDYIQGYFFSEPLPFDVLKKQLGSFRRTHRAFKPSLSKKLSYKFEVKGLMKNI